The Clostridium sp. DL-VIII DNA window CACCACTAAGTAATGCCATAGTTATAAGTCCCATAGATTTTTGTGCATCATTACCACCATGATTTAATGCCATAAATGCTCCTGCAAGAATTTGAAGTCTTAAAAATACTTTATTTATTATACCAGGCTTAAATGGTCTTAAAATCCAATTTAACGCTATCATCAAAAAATATCCTACTGTAAATCCTATTACAGGTGCTATAAATATCCATATTATTACCTCATTAAATAGATTATTCCACTTAACCACATTAAAGCTGCAATTATATGCTATTCCTCCACCAACTAGTGCACCAATTAATGCATGTGAAGAACTACTTGGAATACCAAAATACCATGTAATTATGTTCCATATTATTGCCGATATTAATACTCCTAATATAACCCATTGAGGCATATCATTGTGGCTCACAATACTTTCACCTACAGTTTTTGCAACTGCAGTTCCTGAAAATGCTCCAATAAAATTAAATATAGCGCATATAACTATTGCAGTTTTTGGTTTAAGAGCTCTAGTAGTTATGGAAGTAGCTACTGCAGTTGCCGTATCATGAAATCCATTAATAAAGTCAAATATTAATGTCATTATTACTATTAATATTGTTATAGTCATAGTACTAAGCATTCTTTATGACAACTCCCTCTACAATATTTGCAATCTTTTCACATTTATCTATAGTATTCTCTAATAATTGATATACTTCTTTCCATTTAATTATTTCTATTGGATCTTTTTCATTTCTAAATAATTCTCCAACTGTTTTTCTAAAAATGCGATCCGCTTCACTCTCAAGCTTGTTTATAGTTATAACCTTCTCAAGAATATTATTTTTGCTTCCGATTAAGTGAAGTTCACCCATTAATCCTACAATATCTTTTGTGCATTTTATTAGCAAATCTGCTAAAAGCTTAGAACCTTCTGTACCTTCTGTAATGTTAAACATTACAAATCTATGTACAGTTGAATTTATTAAATCCAATATATCGTCTAATCTTTTAATTAGCTTGTATATGTCTTCTCTATCAAATGGAGTTATAAAAGACTCATTTAATTGTTTAACTACAGTACCAACTAATTTATCTCCTATATGCTCCAATTCTTCAATTCTAACAGCATCATTTTCAATATTAGATAAAGAATCTAGACTGCTCCTTAAAGTTTCTGCAGCTGCATCGACATTCTTAGCCGCATCAATAAACATCTTGTAGAATTTATCTTCTTTTGGATTTAAATTAAACATTATTATCACATCTCCCTATAAAATATAACCTTCGACAAATTATTAGTTAACACAATCCTGTACTAGTATATTCTATTTTAATAAAAATTTAAACTATTTTTAATAAAACTTAACCTAAATTTAATATTGCATCCTTTTTATTATAATATATTTCTAACCTATTTTTCCATATAAGTTATTTTATTGTTGCGAAAATAATATTTTACGTTATTTAATTCCAATAAAGTTAATTAGTTCTTAAAATAACAATATATTAACATACAATCTTTATTATTTTATAACTAAAAAACTCATATATTTTTGTTCTAAAAAATATTATTTAGAATAAATAGGTAGTTTTTCATACTTTATTATAATAAAATCCTAAAAATATTATATTTTTTCTCAAAAATATAAGGGTTATCTCAAATTAAAATACTTTCCTGAGATAACCCTTTTCCTTTAAATTTTAAACCTTAAACCTAATCATTACTCTTTTTAATTCTAGGGAAATATCTAGTATGAAGTAATTCATGTGCCTTATTACTTAATGGATGATCTAAATATTTCTCATAAATTGCAATAACTTCAGGATTTTCATTAGATCTTCTAAGAGTTTTAGATCTATCTATATTATTTAATCCCTCTGCTCTTTTTTCTAAAACTTCCTGCTTGTTTTTTCTTATCTT harbors:
- a CDS encoding inorganic phosphate transporter, which encodes MLSTMTITILIVIMTLIFDFINGFHDTATAVATSITTRALKPKTAIVICAIFNFIGAFSGTAVAKTVGESIVSHNDMPQWVILGVLISAIIWNIITWYFGIPSSSSHALIGALVGGGIAYNCSFNVVKWNNLFNEVIIWIFIAPVIGFTVGYFLMIALNWILRPFKPGIINKVFLRLQILAGAFMALNHGGNDAQKSMGLITMALLSGGVISSFDVPIWVIACCAIAMALGTASGGKKIIKTMGSGMAKLTPVNGFAAQTGGAAVIFLATFFHAPVSTTHIISTTVMGVGASKRFKSVKWGVAQNIVWAWILTIPITATLSALIIYIMKLFA
- a CDS encoding DUF47 family protein — translated: MFNLNPKEDKFYKMFIDAAKNVDAAAETLRSSLDSLSNIENDAVRIEELEHIGDKLVGTVVKQLNESFITPFDREDIYKLIKRLDDILDLINSTVHRFVMFNITEGTEGSKLLADLLIKCTKDIVGLMGELHLIGSKNNILEKVITINKLESEADRIFRKTVGELFRNEKDPIEIIKWKEVYQLLENTIDKCEKIANIVEGVVIKNA